Genomic segment of Gymnogyps californianus isolate 813 chromosome 16, ASM1813914v2, whole genome shotgun sequence:
TCCCCAGGGGGACGGAGCAGCCCCCAACCTCCCCTGGGCCACTCTCCAGTCCCATGGGTGACAAGGAGACCAGGGTGGGTGCTGGGTGGTGGTGTCCCTCGGGTGGGCACAGCCCCCCGGTACAGCCGCCAGCGGTGCCCCTGGGGACAGCATGGGCCCCACGCCAGAGCCTGTCCCCCGCGGTGCCCGCCTGAGTCACCGGCTCCGGAGGAAATGCTCCCTTCCCGGCCGAAAAACAACGCGGCCGGCTCCTCTCCGCCGCCTGCGAAGGACATCGCAGCCCGGGCGGCACTGCGGCTGCTGGAGTCCCCAGGCATGGGGACGATGCCACTCGGCACGGGGACTCGCAGGGGACCCGGCAGCCCACAGCGCTGGCAGAGGGGAGCCCAcgggggtggggatggggcagCCTGGGTGTCCCTGTGCCAGGCTAAGGCACTGCCACCCCCCATGGTCCCAGGACATGGGACAGTGTCACTGGGAGCCAGCAGTGCCCGTTGGGCCACCGCAGGGACACCGACGTGACTGCTCGTCACTGATAAACCGGGGTCACATCACCTCAGGGCCAGGAGCACGGCAGAGTCCTGAGGGGGGCAGCTGGGTGGGAAAGGGTGGCACTGGGGTGGCACCAGGGACAGGGTGGGCAGAGGGTGGCACTGGGATGGCACCAGGGACAAGGCTGGCAAGGGGTGGCACTGGGGTGACACTGGGGTGGCACCAGGGACAGGGTCGGCAGAGGGTGGCACTGGGGTGACACTGGGGTGGCACCAGGgacagggtggggaggggatggtGCTGAGGCTGGGGTGATGCTGGGGTGACACCAGAGCCAGGGTTGGCAGCGAGTGATACCAGGGCCAGGGAGGCAACGGGTGGCCCTGGAATTGGGGTGGCACCAGGGCCAAGGGTGGCAGCGGGTGGCACTGGGACTGGGATGGTGTGGAGCTGGCATTGGGGCTGGGGAGGCACTGGGGGCCAGAGTGCCACGAGGGTTGGGGCAGCAACGGAGTGGCACCAGGACCAGGGTGGCACTGGGGTGACACCAGCACCCCTGCGCCCCAGGGGCCATGCcaggggagggagagcgggCATGCAGGACGGGGACAGGCGGGTGGCACTTACTCTGCTGTATGGACTTGAGGGCGCGGAGGACGGCGGCGGCCAGGAGGAAGCCGCAGCCCGGCTGGTAGAAGCGGAGCCCGCCGGCGATGCTGCAGGCGGCCCCGGCGCAGACGGGCCCCATGGCGGCATACTGCAGCGGGTGGTGCCGCCGGCCCCCCAGCAGCCCCGACAGCAGGAGGGTGACCAGCGGGGTGGTGGTGGCCACCGCCTGCGCCACATCCAGCTGCACGTAGCTCAAGCCCAGGTTGCCCAACGCCACGCTGGTGCAGAAGGTGAGGCTGAGCAGGTAGATCCtggcgcggggccgggggggcggcggTGACGGTCCCCGCGCCCAGCCCAGCGGGTACCCCACGGCCACCCCCGACAGCATGTGGAGGGACGACAGCAGCAGCGGGTAGCGGAAACCGTGGGTGGCGAAGATCCATTTGTTGAGGCCGGCCATGGTGGTGCCGGTGCCCAGCCAGGCCAGGACGGTGAGGGTCAGGGGCAGCGATGGCCCCGGGGGCGGCCGACCCCCCTCCGCCTGCCCCGGGTCGGGTTTCCAGGGCCGGAGGGTCCCCTCACCGGCCGTCATCGCTGCTTCATCGCCCCGCCGGGACCGCAGGCACATGGGcaccggctctgctccctgccgCTGCCACTCTGTGCTCTGCCCCGTCCTCCCGCGCCGTGCTGAAAGCCACCGGTCCCGGGAGTCGGTGGCGGCGGTAACGGCGGTGGCGGTGGTGATGGCAGTGGCGGTAGCGGATCCCCGGCTCCTCCTGGCAACGGCAGCGGCGTCACCCGCCCCGGGGGGTGGtggcagggctcagccccagggTGCTGGTGCCATGTGCGAGGGAGGCAGCGCCGGCGGCCGGGAGCGAGCGGAAAGTTTGGTGATggcggggagcagagggagggaggctcctccccgcggggccgccgccgcgtCACAGCCGCCTGTGCGGGTGTGCGGGGGTACAGGGGTGCGGGGGTGTACGCCCAGGGATGCCGCCCGGTGCAGCAGGGCCTGCTGGGAACCGGTAGCCGTGCATCCCTGCCAGAGCGGCTCGGCCGGCAGTAGCCGGAGCACGAGCAGCCTCCATGGCGACGGTGGCGGTGGGACTGCGTCAGAGCCCCCGGCTGACTCATGCCGGGTGGTGGTGCAGGCGCCATCGCTCCCCAGCACCCGCCCGGCAGCATCGCCCGCCCTGGTATTGGCACCCTGACCCCAAACCGCAGCGGCACCCCTCAGCCCGGACACCGCCTCCCCCGGCTCCGTTCACTGCCGGCTGCCCCTGGGTGTTTTTTGGGGTTGGATTAAATCCCAGGGGGGGATCACGCAGGTTTGGGGCACACCCAGGAGGTCCCCCTCGGGCTGCATGTGGCACTGGGGCCACCGCGGTCCCCGAGCCCTCGGGGTAGGTGGGGGCTCAATGGGGAGAGCCGGGGGCCCCCCCCCAGATGGTTTACAGAGGAGGACAGCCCCGGCTGGCAGCTTGCTGGGGATGAGCAGCGCTGGCTCAGACTCCCCAAAACCGGCTGCTTTGGGCACCCCAAAactggctgctcccagcagctgcctgccccattccggagcggggctgggaccagaggagctgctggtcTGGGTGCTCCCATCCCACCGCGCCCGTAGGACACAGGGCATCGTGTGTCATCGTCCGTCCccccccgctcctcctccccGGGCGGATTTGGGGTGCTGGCACACAGGGCgcagggaaagcaggaggcagggagccGGCAGGTCCTGCGCCCAAGGCAGGCGTTTCATTGCCATCGcgtccccccccgccttctACCACTCGCTCAGGCGCAGGATGAGGGTCTCCCCGTCGCGGGGTCTGTAGTCGGCGACACCTGCGGAGAGAGGGTGGGAGAGCGGCCGTGGGGGCTGCCCAGGAtccccgctgcctcccccgGGACCCCCACCCATCACTCACCCATCTGCAGGCTGGTGCTGGGGGCGGTGAGGAGCTGCCAGTAGCTCCGCTTCTGCTGCTGggcctccagccccagcaccctgctcagAAAGGGGCCCTGGGGGGTGTCCTGGGTGTCAAACCTggtgggtgggagagggggGTGAGGGCCCAGCCGTGGCACTGCCGGCagtggggcagagctgctgccgaGGGAGCCGGGCACTGGGAACCGGGGTGAGCCCGTGGCACGGGTGCAGGGCACGTGGCCACCCCGGGTGCGACACGCAGGGACCCCAGAGGGTCCCCCCACCCCGGCACGTGAGGCCACATACGTGAAGTTGTGGTGTCCCTGCACGGTGGCCGCCCTGAGCACATCCAGGAGGGAGGCACCAGCGGGCGCTGGCACCGGCCAGTTGTAGAGCCGGTGCTGGGGACACCTCGGCTTGTGGCACTCCACCACCAGCCGCACCGTCATGTTCCCCGGCATCGGCATCTCGGGCATCGGCTCAGGGCTGATGGGCGTCAGCGTATCTGCGAGAAGGAAGCCACCACGGCACTGATGGACACCAAGCCACCACCATGGTGGCATCTGCGCCAACCccatcccagctctctcccatCTCCCCACGCCGCCCCGGCTCCTACCTGGCTCCTCCTGGCAGCGCATGGAGGCGATGTCCAGGTAAGAGCGGCCGTGCAGTGCCGGCAGCGCCTGGGCCATGGTTGCGGCGGTGGTGAAGGCATCCAGGTTCTCCAGCAGCGCAGCCATGGCCCGGCCATACGCCGGCTGCGTCCGGCACGTGTTGGTGGCGATGAAGACCTGGGAGCGGGAGGGAGGAAGGTGGCGGGGCAGCGGCCTGAGGTGGGAGGCGGGGTGGGGTCCTGGGCaccgtgctgctgctgctgctgctgctgctgctgctgagcattgcctgcctgcccagcacCTTCCCCGGGGTGGCTGCTTCTGCCCAGGCACCCGCACCTGCACCCATGCCTGCACCCACATCTGCACCTGCACCTGCATCCACACCTGCACCCACAGCCACATCTGCACCTGCACCCACACTTATCTCTGCACCTGCACCCACATTTGCACCCACACCTGCACCCACACCCCTGCTTATGTCTGCACCTGCGCCTGTGCTCACACCCACGCCTGCACCCATGCTCATGCTTGCACCCACTGTGCACTGCACCCAGGCCTGCACCCGAGCCCACACCTGAGCGTGCACCCAGACCTGCACACGCGTGCCCACCCACACCTGCGTCCCAAACCTccacccctgcctgcacccacaCCAGCTCCTGCACCCCCACTCCCCACCCATGCCCGCACCCACGCCCCACCCTGGAGACCCCCCCCGCACATGACACCCACCTGCATGGCCCACGGGGTGCTGTAGACATTGCCAAAGAAGCCGTCCGGGCCCTGCGCCTCgaccatcctcctcctcgcccgGCGCGTGGCCGCCCGCAGCTCCGCCGCCAGCCCGGCCCCCACCAGCCGCTCCCGCTCCAGGCAGGTGAAGGCCAGTGCCGCCACCGCCTCCGTGTCTGCGGGGACACGGTGTCACCCCGGCTGCCGCACACCCGCCCTGGGGTGCCACCGCCCCCCCTGTCCCCGGGGACCCTTACCCGTGGCGCTGCCACCGGCGTGCCCAAACCTGCCGTGCTGCTCAGCCGCCAGGAGCCGGCGGATCACCTCCTCCCGCACCCGCTTGCCATGGACGCACAGCGCCAGCACGCCCAGGCTGTACTGGTAGTAACTGGTGAGGGGGTGGCCGTGCTGCCGGGAGCCTGGGGACAAGGTGTTGTGTCACCAGGGCGAGCCGGTGGCCCCATGGCTGGACGTGCCGGCACACGGGTGGGTGCTCGCCGCTGTTGCCCCGTGGGGATGCTCTCACCTGCCCAGTCCTTCTCCAGGTAGTACTTCAGCCATGTCACCAGTGAGCGCTGGGGACCGGGCTCCGGTGGGGGACAAGTGGCCCGCAGCCCCAGCAGGTACAGCGCCAGCCGCCCCGTCTCCGGCCACTCCGCCTCAGCGCTCCTGCAAGCCGCCGCATCAGCTCTCGCCAACGGCCGGAGCCCCCGCACCGCGCCGGAGGGCTGTCACCCCGCCGGCGGAGGGGACCGTCCCCGtgggacacacacacatacgtgCTGTGCTCGGCGGCCGCAGCGTCGCGCTGGGGGTGGCCGTGGGGCGCAGCGTGGGGCCGGCcggctgcctgcaggctcctgcgGGGACTCGGCATCAGCGGGGTGCCAGGACGGCGTGGGGGACAGGGGACATCCCCCAGAGGCACATGGCGGGGACCCGGTGTCCCCCCCTCGGGACCTACCGGCCATAGCGGTGCTGGAAGGCGTCCCGCAGCCGCGCCAGGTACCGCTCCTCCCCACACAGGTCGTGGTCGCCAGCCAGGCGAAGGGCCAGGTAGACGCTGGGGTCGGGGTCCCGTGCCGGGTCCGccgccagccccagcagccggGCGCTCAGCGCCCGCACCGCTGCTGCCTCCCCCGGGGCTTCTACCCCCCCAGGGCCCCGGGGAGAGGGAGCGGAGGGTGAGGGGGGGCGGGAGAGGGCCGAGCCCACCCCAAGCACCGGCCCCGCGGCATCTGCAGCCCCCGGCACCGGTTGCCTGGGGCCGCGGTGGCGATGGAGACCCAGCACCCCAACCCTGCTGTGCACCCCATGCCCTCTGCGTCCATCGCTGCCCCGGGCAGCCGAAACCTCAAGCCTTCCCCCAAAAATGgggaagaaacagaataagAGACGTGATACGAGGTGGGAGCAAGGAGAGCCTGAAGCGCGGGCATGGCCGCCCTCCCACTGTGCCCACGGGGCTGGCAGGGTGCTGGAGTGGcacccccatccccagggaCCCTGCGGGACCTGTGCGGTGGGGGGGCTGCGGGCGCAGGAGCGGGGCAGGTTGGCTCCGGGCTTTGGGCAGGGGGCACAGGAATAAGGGTTAACCCCGGCGGGCGCTGGGGAGAGCTCAGCCCTGGAAAACTCATCACCGGAGGGGTTTTACGAGGCCAACGTcctccccggggccggggcacagggctggagcaggggatggTCCCCGTCCCCCCCTACCCCGCTCCTCGGGGACTTCTCCACCGCCGCAGCCAGCTCAGGGACCCGCTCCGGGCACCGTCCCGCATGGGCAAGACCCCCGGCTCCAGCGGGGTCCCCCGGCGGGACGTGGggggccaggggctgcaggcGGTGGCCGGCTGCCGTACTCACCgcagagctgggcaggcaggacCGCAGCCTGCAGCAGGATGAGGAGCAGCCACATGCCGGAGCGGGGCGGTGGGTGCCGcagcacggcacggcacggcacggcacagcacggCACGGCACAACTGGCAGCCCAGCTGAAGCAGGCAGAGCCTGGCCGAGCCGAGCCAGGACACTGCCGGGGACGGGAAGGCGTCGCGAGAGGCCGTTTCCGCACACCGGGGCCAAGTCAGCAGAAACGGGAAAGGACTTTGGCTGGAAGCGAAGCAAAAGGGAAGCGGGGCCGCCCCGTGCCGGGACAAAGATAAGGTGCTCACGgctgctcttccctcccagctccctgaCCTGGCACGAACCGCGCGAGCACTGAGGTCTCCCTGCCCTCTGCGCCACGGCCGGGGCAGCGAGACCCAAACTGCCGGCGTTCGGGTCAAAATCACCGGTCAAATTtagcccccccccaaaaaaaaaaaaggagatgaagacTCCAAAAATCATGCGCCCTCCATCCCCGCAGCCTTGGAAAGCAGTAACTCCGCTGCTCGTCTGGAACTGGATTTTTATTGAAAACGAGGATTAATCAGCCCAGCTCGGCAAATGAGGGGTGGGTACAGGGGTGCTGAACCCCAAAAGGTAAATCCCCGCAGCCGAGGGGAGGGGGGTCCTGGGGCGCTGCCGGGGCTCAGGTCTCCATCTGCTGGGGGACACCCAGGCTCGGAAAGGGGTGACAGGCTGTGGGgaccccctcctgcccccccaaaACTCCTGCACCTGGCAGAGGCTGAGAACGGGGCTCCCACCCTCCACCACCCTCGTCCCATGGGGCACGGCAGGGACCCTCACGGGGCACAGCTCCGCCGGGGTGCACCCATGGGTGTCCCACCAGTGACACTGGGCAGGGAGGTGACCCGTCCCCTCCTCCCACCGAGGTCAGCTGCTCTCTCGAGGGCACCGGGGATGGACAAGGGACGCAGGAGGGCGCGTGGCACCGATCAGCACCCAGCGGCACTGCGGGGCGGACAAAGCACCCAGGGAGGGCAGCGCACGTCACCCTGCCGGCTGCAACCCCCGCAGGGGGTCCAAGTCCCACCCGGGGGCAAACGAGGAGCTCCAGCGACCCGCCACGGGTCGGGCCCAAGTTCACATCACCCGCAGCCCCACGTGGCGTCAGACAAACTCACACCTCACCCTTGGGATCAGGCTGGAAACTTAACGGCCACGAAACCTCCCGGAGACGCCTCACCCACCCCAGCTCGGGGACGCGCGCCCGAAACGCCAGCGAGGGCTCGCCAACGGCATGGCCACAGGGGCCAGGCGTCCCCGGCAGGCTGGGACAGACAAACCCCTTCACGGGCATCTGTCACCCTCCAGGAGATGCCCTGGTCCCCGGCGACTCGCCGTGCGGGGACACGGGGTCCGGCGACCTCTGAGACGGGGGAAACGCTGGGGAGAGCGGAGCGGGCGCGGGACGGTCAGGAGCCTCCAGAGCTCGGGCTGAGGGAGGCCGAGACAGCCGGGCCTTCCCCCCAGGAACCACCCGCACTCGCCCCAcagctggctgccaggccctaGAGGACGGGGACCCCCGGGGACGGTGCCCTGAggccgggggggggacgggactGGGACGGAGCGGGGACGGTGCCGCGGCcgcaggggctgccccagctggggggggcaggggaacCCCCAGGGCCTGGGCAGCGCCGGCCAGGGACCTGCCAGCCCGCTGTCCCTGTGGCTGACCGGGGACCCGCCACCCCGCAGGGCCacccccgtcccgtcccgtcccgtccctgCGGCTGGCCGGGTCCCGCCACCCTCCGGGCCGCCGCGCCGCCAGGCCCCTGCCTCGGTACATCCCGGCgtgccccgcgccgccccgcaATATCCCGGCGTGCCCCGCGCCGCAGGACCCCTCCGACCAGGCCGCGCGGGCTGCCCGCGCCGCGCCTGACCGAGCCCGGCCCCGACgcctgccagctctgcccgccctgcctgtgctgcccgCTCTGCCCCCATGACCGGCGCGGGGCGGCTCCGGCGGGTGCGGGCCCCGGGCCCCGGGCGCAGGCAGGGCGGGGGCAGGCCGGGGGCCTGCGGCGCGTCGGGAGCacgcgggcagcggcggcggcggcggggccatGGGCGGGCTGGAGAAGAAGAAGGTACTGCGGGGCGGCCTGGCCGCCTccgcctcccccccgcccccggagcacccccctcccctttccccgTCCCCCCGCTCGGTAGCCACGTTCACGCTCCCCGGTGCCCGTGGCCGCCCCCCGCCACCTCCCCCGGTGCCCTCCCGTGTCgtgcctcccctcccctcggTGCCGGTGCCGCCTCCCCCCGGTACCCGTGCCCACCCGTGTCCTGcccgctccccctccctccatctCTGATAACCGGTGCCCGCCTGTGTCTGCTCCCCCCACCTACGGTGCCGgtgacacccccccacccccaccccccccgcgGTAGCGGTGCCCTCCCGTGTCGtgcccctccatccctccccccGGTACCCGTGCtcaccctcccctcctctgGTGCCGGTGCCCCGCTCCCCCGGTGCCAGTGCCCATCCATACCGTGACACCCGGTGCCGGTGCCCGgtctcccccaccccacaccccccaagCCGGCCGTGCCCGGTAGCCCCATTactgcctcctccccaccactGCCGGTTCCcgtttctcctccctctccagccccaggaGCCCCGCTGGCTCCGGGGCTGCCCCTCCCGGTCGcagggctccccccccccccccccccctccggtGCCGAGCCCCCCCCCCACGACGCCCCCGTCTCTCCCCAGTACGAGCGGGGATCCGCCACCAACTACATCACCCGCAACAGGGCGCggaagaagctgcagctgaGCCTGCCCGACTTCAGGTGCGCCCGCCGCCCCTGGgacccccccggcaccccctgAACCCCCCCCAGGCCCCCCGGACCCCGCCTGGGGAGCAGTGCTTGAGCCCGCGGTGGGTGCGTGGGGTGGCCCTTTCCGTAGGGAGCTTGGTGGCGTGTCCTGCCTGTCCCGGGGTGTCAGGGTGCCGAGTTTTGGGGGGGTTCCCCCCCCGAGGGGTGGCAGCAGTGGCGGGAAGGGGCCCCGGGGCGTTCTGCTTTTGGGCACACGGGTGCTGCGTGTCTCACCCTCGTCGCCATTGCCAGGCGCCTCTGCATCCTGAAGGGGATTTACCCCCACGAGCCCAAGCACAAGAAGAAGGTGAACAAAGGCTCCACCGCAGCCAGGACCTTCTATCTCCTCAAGGATATCAAATTCCTCCTTCACGAGCCCATCGTCAACAAGTTCCGGGAGTATAAGGTAATTATCCTGCAGGAGACCCCCGGGGTGGTGCCCGAGGGGCCGCTCGGGGCTCGTCCTCTCCCGCAGAGCCCCCGgcctccccttcttcccataGGTGTTTGTCCGGAAGCTCCGGAAGGCGTACGGGAAGAGTGAGTGGAGCACCGTAGACCGGCTGAAGGACAACAAGCCCAGCTACAAGCTCGACCACATCGTGAAGGAGAGGTGAGCCACCGGCCGAGTCCCAGCAGAGCCGTCCTCTTTTGGGAGGAGCTTTCCCTGCAGCCACCTGGACCTGTGGAGCCTTCGCCAAGTCCGTCCCTCTTTAGGAATCCACCTCCTGTATATATTCTGGGGATTTTGATGGAAACTGGTGTTTctgggctggaggagaaggCCATAGTGTGCTGCACACTGGCTGTAGCAAAGCATGAGTGAGCAGGGAGTGCCTGGCCGCCCTAGATGGCTCCAGGATCTCCAGGAAGACGCTGAgagctctcctcctctccctgagcGGTGTTTTCCTTGGAGGGAGGGCTGGTGGAAGGTGAATCCTGCCAACAGAGTTGGTGAATTTGGTGGCAGTGAGAGAGGAGAGGACCCAGGAGGGGGTGAACCTGCCCTGGCAGGTCTCTCCCTCGTCCCGGTGGTGCCTGGGACCTCGCTGTGCTGGcgcagagaggggagagagaaacagcaCCGAGAGACAGACGCTGCCCCGACAAGCTCTGTGCTCGGCAGGGGAGATGGTCTGGGCACCTGGCGGCCACACCGCCGCTTGAGCTGTGGGACCGTGCGGTCTCCCTCCGACCGCCGCGTTTGGGTCCTGCAGCTTTTCCTCCGGGCCTCGTCCATCGGGCCGAGGAGCACGGCGTGCTGGTGTGCTGCACCGCAGGCCACGGGCACGCTTGTCCTCGGTGGGTCCGGGCTGGGATTCCCCAACACCCAGTCCCTGTGGGTGCCCTAAAACCTATTTACACCCACCCTGTAACACCCTGATGGTGTTGCCGTCCCCTCGCCAGGGAGGTTCCTGGCTCCCCAGAGCTCCCTGAACCCCGGGGAGCTGCTTGGAGGTCCCTGTGTGACCGCGGGCTCCCCGGTGCCCGGGAGGGACACCCCGTCCCTGTGGGCCACCAGCTTTGGTGGGACATGTAGGAGATGGATGCTCCACGATGCCTGTTCCGTTCTCATGCGAGGTCTCCTCCAGCCGCAGCAGCTTTTGGTGGACGCTGGGGCTGGGTGTgattcccccttctcctcctgcccggGCACAGGTACCCAACCTTCATAGACGCGCTGCGGGACCTGGACGATGCCCTCTCCATGTGCTTCCTCTTCTCTACCTTCCCGCGGACGGGCAAGTGCCACGTCCAGACCATCCAGCTCTGTCGGCGCTTGGCCGTGGAGTTCCTCAACTACGTCATCGCCTCCCGCTCCTTGCGCAAGGTGGGCACCGCGGGGAGGGACGGGGCCGGGACCTCCCTGCCCCGGCGGGGCTGTGGAGGCGGGGGCGGTGGACTTGTGCCCCAGGAGGGCACCGGGCCAGCTGCGCTGGCAGCTTCCGATGGGGAACGAGTCCTGCCGGGCCGTCTGTGACACTCCCTTGATGAACCCTGCTGACGTGGGAAGGGTTAACGAGGACAGGGACAAGGGAGCGACGTGGCCTTCCTCCCCCTGAGCCCTCGCTCTCTGTTCCTTGCCAGGTCTTCCTCTCCATCAAGGGCATCTACTACCAGGCCGAGGTGCTGGGGCAGCCCATCACCTGGATCACCCCTTACGCCTTCGCCCATGATGTGAGTACCTGGGAAGAGCGTGGCGGGATCCGTGCGGGACCCGCGCTGCCGCTGCCTCGCTGCTCCCTTCCCTGTGGCCGGGGAAGGGTCGAGGGACCGTCCTGTGGCTCTTGCGCTGCAGAGGCAGGCGAGGCTGTGCCCAGCCTGTGGTGGAGACCACGGGGCCCGGCTCGGGAGGCATGCGGGGACTTCTACCCCCCAGGATGGCTGTACCCGTGTCCCCTGTGGCTGGCTGTACCAGTCTCCCCGGTTCCTTATTTCCTCTTGTCAATTATTAAAATGTGCGTTAATCAGCAACTACAGATTAACCTGCAGCAATGAGGCTGGTGGCACTTCGGGAAGAGCCGAGTCAGACCCCGCACCCTCTGCCAGGGTGGTTCTGCTGCGTCCCCTGCACGGTCCGGGCAGGCAGCAAGGCGAGGGGAGAGCTGTGGGTGCCACCGTGCCAGGATAGCCGTGCGGCTGTGCCGCACCTTGCCAAGATCCTTGGCAGGCAGGAGTTCACCGTCACAGCAGTGCCCTCTCGTTTTACTCCGGGGCTTCCCAAGGCTTGGCACAGTTGGGTCGAGGCTTTCCAGCTTTGTGGCCTTTGGTATGGCCTGTGCTGGGGCTCACCTCCCCAGCTCACCCCCGCAGCATCTCCTCAGCCAACCCATGCCCTTCCCAGCCAGCATTACTTCTCGCTCCCTTGAGTTCTGGCCGCTGTGGGGCTGGCTGGGTCCCTGCTGGGTTTGACTCCTTGTCCTGCTCTTGTCCAGCTTTGCCATGGCCTGCGCTCCTCACCTGGAGGAGCAGAGTCCCTGGACCAAGCCACCGAGGTCCCCATCCGTGATGGGATGAGGTGCTCCATCTGTCCCAGCAGGTCCCTTCAGGGAGGGGTGGCAGCAGGGCCCCGTGTAGCAGCCATGagagctctccctgcccagggTCTGGCGGTGGCCATGGATCTCCAGACCTCGCTGTGAAGGGGGCAGGATCCTCCTCCCTGTGCGGATGGGACGGGGCCCCTGCCCCTCCAGAGGAGACTCCGGTCCTTTGTCCTTGTGTTCTCACCCTTCCCGTGTGCCTGCAGCACCCCACAGACGTGGATTACCGTGTGATGGCCACCTTCACTGAGTTTTACACCACCCTGCTGGGCTTCGTCAACTTTCGCCTCTATCAGTCCCTCAACCTGCTCTACCCCCCCAAGGTGAGGCCACCGCTGGCCCCGGGGACGTGCTGCGCTAGCCAGAGCCTGATGGGACCTCCCGGTGTGGGTGGTGGGAACCGAGCCCATGTTGGAGGGTCAGGGTGGCgggagggggggatgtttggggGCTCTGGATTTGGGAGCTGCCTCCCcacctttctgtttctccccaGATCGATGGCCAGGCTGATGTTGAGCTAAAGCCCGCGGAGGGCAAGGAGTACGCCATGGATTCGGAGAGCTACCTGGAGGTGAGGGACGCTGCTGTCACCGTTGTCCGTGGGAGGACCCTGCGTGGTCTTGGTGTCCTGACTGCAGACCTCTTCCTGGTGTGGGGCACTCGGCGTGCGGGGACCGAGGAGCAGAGCCCAGATCCCTGCGTGGCGGAGGGGGCTGGTCCCAAACTCCTTGCCCCCGTAGGCTGGCCAAGGGAGGAGCTGTGCTTGGCCTTGGGGGGACCACTGGCCTCCCCCCTGCGTGGCGGGGGACCCTCTGAAGCCCGGTGCTGGGGACTGCAGGGTGGGACAGTACATGGAGGAGGCTGAATATCTATCTAGTCCTTAGGTCTTTTGACCTCTTGCTCCGAGAAATCGCCTCCCTCCGTGAGGCTGCCCCTTTTCCCATCCCCGAAGCGCTGGCTGGGCGTGACGCCTTCTCGGTCTCCTCCCGCTACAGAAACTGTCGGCTCTGAGCTCCAGCCTGGCCCGGGTGGTGGCACCGACCCACGAGGACGAGGTGGAGATGGATGAGTTCCCAGTGGA
This window contains:
- the TCN2 gene encoding transcobalamin-2 gives rise to the protein MWLLLILLQAAVLPAQLCEAPGEAAAVRALSARLLGLAADPARDPDPSVYLALRLAGDHDLCGEERYLARLRDAFQHRYGRSLQAAGRPHAAPHGHPQRDAAAAEHSTSAEAEWPETGRLALYLLGLRATCPPPEPGPQRSLVTWLKYYLEKDWAGSRQHGHPLTSYYQYSLGVLALCVHGKRVREEVIRRLLAAEQHGRFGHAGGSATDTEAVAALAFTCLERERLVGAGLAAELRAATRRARRRMVEAQGPDGFFGNVYSTPWAMQVFIATNTCRTQPAYGRAMAALLENLDAFTTAATMAQALPALHGRSYLDIASMRCQEEPDTLTPISPEPMPEMPMPGNMTVRLVVECHKPRCPQHRLYNWPVPAPAGASLLDVLRAATVQGHHNFTFDTQDTPQGPFLSRVLGLEAQQQKRSYWQLLTAPSTSLQMGVADYRPRDGETLILRLSEW
- the PES1 gene encoding pescadillo homolog isoform X2, with amino-acid sequence MGGLEKKKYERGSATNYITRNRARKKLQLSLPDFRRLCILKGIYPHEPKHKKKVNKGSTAARTFYLLKDIKFLLHEPIVNKFREYKVFVRKLRKAYGKSEWSTVDRLKDNKPSYKLDHIVKERYPTFIDALRDLDDALSMCFLFSTFPRTGKCHVQTIQLCRRLAVEFLNYVIASRSLRKVFLSIKGIYYQAEVLGQPITWITPYAFAHDHPTDVDYRVMATFTEFYTTLLGFVNFRLYQSLNLLYPPKIDGQADVELKPAEGKEYAMDSESYLEKLSALSSSLARVVAPTHEDEVEMDEFPVEGMDAKKKEQEALEKHKKLFEGLRFFLNREVPREPLAFVIRCFGGQVSWDKSLCIGATYDVSDPSITHQIVDRPRVEQQVVGRYYLQPQWVFDSVNAKLCLPVADYFPGVLLPPHLSPFVTEQEGDYVPPEKLKLLAMQRGENPGDMKRVRRRKEEDDDNDKEEEEEEDESEKEEEMKLKKMEEQKTQSSKALPVKVTAGKLRLEDKQRLEQEQQSEEKRLAIMMMKKREKYLYKKIMFGKKRKVREANKLAAKRKAHDTAVKEEKKKSKKARRA
- the SLC35E4 gene encoding solute carrier family 35 member E4 — protein: MCLRSRRGDEAAMTAGEGTLRPWKPDPGQAEGGRPPPGPSLPLTLTVLAWLGTGTTMAGLNKWIFATHGFRYPLLLSSLHMLSGVAVGYPLGWARGPSPPPPRPRARIYLLSLTFCTSVALGNLGLSYVQLDVAQAVATTTPLVTLLLSGLLGGRRHHPLQYAAMGPVCAGAACSIAGGLRFYQPGCGFLLAAAVLRALKSIQQSLLLQEDRLDALSLLCLTSLPSFCLLFGAAVALEVGPSWEGVLRYDGTLWACVLLSCLGSVLYNLATFCVLSLTSALTVHVLGNVTVVGNLLLSRLLFGSHLSGLSYLGIGLTLAGMFMYHQPDLIAARWAARPGRGPPRRE
- the PES1 gene encoding pescadillo homolog isoform X1 produces the protein MGGLEKKKYERGSATNYITRNRARKKLQLSLPDFRRLCILKGIYPHEPKHKKKVNKGSTAARTFYLLKDIKFLLHEPIVNKFREYKVFVRKLRKAYGKSEWSTVDRLKDNKPSYKLDHIVKERYPTFIDALRDLDDALSMCFLFSTFPRTGKCHVQTIQLCRRLAVEFLNYVIASRSLRKVFLSIKGIYYQAEVLGQPITWITPYAFAHDHPTDVDYRVMATFTEFYTTLLGFVNFRLYQSLNLLYPPKIDGQADVELKPAEGKEYAMDSESYLEKLSALSSSLARVVAPTHEDEVEMDEFPVEGETAEQMDAKKKEQEALEKHKKLFEGLRFFLNREVPREPLAFVIRCFGGQVSWDKSLCIGATYDVSDPSITHQIVDRPRVEQQVVGRYYLQPQWVFDSVNAKLCLPVADYFPGVLLPPHLSPFVTEQEGDYVPPEKLKLLAMQRGENPGDMKRVRRRKEEDDDNDKEEEEEEDESEKEEEMKLKKMEEQKTQSSKALPVKVTAGKLRLEDKQRLEQEQQSEEKRLAIMMMKKREKYLYKKIMFGKKRKVREANKLAAKRKAHDTAVKEEKKKSKKARRA